TCTTCAAACTACAGTCATGcaagaaatttttttaggaACTGATAAAAGATGAAACACATACATAAGCTAAAAATCATGCTTTTGATGATACAACTAGTATTACTACATTAGTAATTGTGGCATAAGTAGATTTCCATGTTTGGTATGCTTTTCTAGGCATGGTAGTTGTGCGTGGAACTTTATTTAGAATGGAACTGTAAGGTCCCAAGTTTCTTTACTTTTACATGTATCCTATGCATGAAATATAGGAGGAGGTTCTCTTGCAAGGAATGTAAAGTCAAGGGACAGAGAGGCTGGCTAACCACTCAACATAAACTTATTGTCAACTTTCAAATCAAAAATGGAGTCAGAAGGATGATAAGAAGCAAAGCCCAAGAACCAAATGACAAGATTTAAATGGTGAAAGGCCttattttcaaggaaaaagtaAGTGGTGGAAGAGATTGGATTGTGGAAGGCAACGAAAGTTTAAGATGGAATGAGATAACTACTacaatttaaaacatgacaaaAACTATTATATAAGAATTCCATGGAAAAGCTCTTAACCAAAAAGAGGTCATGGTGCAGTGGAGTTAAAGGAAgtacaagaaaaattaagacCAAGAGACCTTGCTACAAGACTTTGTGTACAAAAGTCTcctttttttgacaaatttattGCTCTTTAAAAGGATCAGCAGCAGAAATATAATGGTAacataagttaaaaaaaaaaggaaagtgtAATGTATtaaaacttgaaacaagaagaaacaagaagaaaaaggcaAGCAACCAatgaatcaagaaaaaaaaagcaatGTGGCAGCAAAGAAATTGCAGTTTGTACATAATTAACCaaactgaaaagaaaaacagagaAGAGTCGCTAGAACACTCACACTCTCAGGCAAACAATATCCATGGTCAATTGGAATCAGCACAATCTGGCCATCTTCACCTTTGCTCACCAAAATATTTCCAGCATGCCTATCTGCATTGGCCATCCTTATATCTAACACAGAGATCTTGTGCACTTCTTCCACTGGGAAAGCATTAGGACCCATATCCTCACAACTTCCATGGTTATCTATGAACATTTGTAAAGAGCCAATCTTGACAGTTAAACCCTCTGGATGATTAAATCCTCCATGCAAACACTTGATCATCATCGTAGGTGGGACCCCAGAAAAGCCCCACTCCTCCCCACAAATCATGCGTCGTCCAGTCTTTGGATGATCCATTACATAGGCAGCAACTTCCCTTAATGCACCTTGCCCAACTCTAGTTCCCTTCTTTAAACCTTCACCATCCACTGATGAGGGTAGCTCTCTTGGGTTATTCACCGCCATTGGTTCCTCATCTATTGGCTTAAAAACGGAGATATACCTTTTACCTGATGGATCAGGCATAAAATATGCTCCGCCTGTACCTTCAGATGACCTGATTGGATAGTTACCATTTGCTAACCCCTGAAATGTTGAGTTGAGCAAATCCCTAAGCACCAAAggtatttcaattttcaaattaacAATTAAGGGCTCCAGAACAAAATTTCTGTCAGGAGGCCTTCTTGGTACAACAATTTTATTCTCAGCATCAATCTGATACCCACTTTTCATAACCACTTCATCATCTCCCTTATCCTTTAACTGTTGTGCCTCGATGGACAATTCAAAGTTCCTCTGAACAGGCTTACCCCTAATCTTAGCAGATTTACGGACAAACAAGTGAATCACAGCACCATTATTCTTAGAGATATCGTTAATAAGTCTCCGATCCTCAACAGGCTCTCCATTGAATATGACTTCCTGATCCTCAATGTCATCTAAATATTTCTTCCTTTTAGCAACCTGCCTTTTCACGTAGGCCACATCTCGACACCGTTCCACGTGGAATGTGTAGTCTTTTCCGCAGGATGTCCTAACATTGATGACTTGAAGGTCAGAGAGCCGGAGAACCAAATGCAGGACATTTCCATCGGTCACCCCATAGTCCCGAACGAGGCTATCACTCCTGGCCAGTTCTCTGCCTCCACAAACCAACTTCTGATTTTTCACAGTAAACCCTCGGTAGGTCTGAATCTGAAGCTTCACAGACTCAATAGAATCGTACTCCAAAACCCGCATTGGAATCATGGATCCCGACACAGCTACATATATCAAAATCGACTCGCTCGAAGGCAGCTGGTCATGAAAATAACCAGCGGCAATGGCATTCTCATCGCGTATTCTACTAACGGCAACACCGCCGGCCGACGACATCTTCTCTATCCAACCAaattcaacacaataaatcttccAACCCTAAGAAATGATGGATAAAAACTCTTAAACTAAAGCTTCAAGAAACCAATCGGAAACACACCGCCTTCATAACCACCACCCCCTTCATTATCCAGAACAAATTCGAAACCCTAGGTGAAgaattcaaaactgaaattAGGGTTTTGCTGTCAATTAGGGCGGAGATCTAAGTGCAGGAAATGGAAAGAATGGAAGAGCAGAGACGGGAGGTGGGGGATTCTTACCAGAGAGCAAGAACCAAACAGAGAGGGTGACGTCGAAGAGAAGATATGCTGCGACCGAGAGGTTGGCGATCAATTGACGATGAATTGGAGAGAGTCGTCCATGGAGATGGAGTTGAAGCAATGGAGGCGAGTGATTATCGTCGAATTTCGTGCTCGTATTAGGGCCGGTTGCCGTGGAGAATGGTACAGAGAGAAAGCGTGTAGTGTCTGACGACTATCTATCCGCGTTGAAGCATGGACTTTTGACGCGTCAAACGGGCATGCTCATCGGGCCGGGCCCggcgagtgcgattttgttcgcCCCCAAGTAACTTTACCCGGGATAAAAAATGTCAGTTTGGCCCTTTTTTTACCCATTTCATTTCTCcgtcctctttctctctctcttttcccctGCTCTTGACTCTTTGACTGCTGCTTGTCGCTGCTCCTCGCTTCGCCTCGTCCTTACTTGTTGCCCCACTGCCTCGTCGACCCGTCGCTCTGTCTTGCCACTGTTTGCTATCTTGTCGTtgcatttctttcttctctctcttttttttctctcttctctatctttttttctcTCGTTGATGTCGATTCGTCGTTACATTTCTCTCTCCTTTGTCTCTTTGCTCTCACTACTACGTAGCGCGTCGGTGAGACGATGATACAATAAATCCACGAGATAGTAGTTGGCaactgaaaaaaaaagagagagatgagagagaaacaaaGTTGTGGGTATAAAGAAAgaccaaaataatatttttacacctagggtgaacaaaatcacactcggGCAGGCCTCTCCAACAATTTTGGGTCAAGATGATTTTTTGAGTAACTTATACAAATTTTACGTATATAACTCttaaatttggccaaaaaaaaaaaaaatcatccattaCTTTCCTATTCTTTTGATACATAAGAAGTAATAGAAAATGTGATAGGAATATTGAAACCcataattatgtaaaaaaaaaagactgtttacctttaaatttttaaataattatgttatataaattcttaaaaaaacattttactCTTCAACAATTTGAGATTTCATCAATTAGACCCCAAATTATTGGGATTCAATTGGTGAACCTTCTGCTAGGACTTGTTTCCAATGCTTCAATTATCCATCTTCAACTTCATCTTTGTCTCCTTCATCCTCGTGTATACCCCAAAATTCTATCTAACtttgatttttaataataatatatattatgttgttgacaaaaaaaaaaaaggtgaattAGCTtcctaaaaatttttaaaagccATTGCTCTCATTTCCATTCCCTTTCTCATTATTCCTTTCAAAGCCATTCCTTCCAACCAAACATGACCTAAACTTAGTTGGAGTTTGTCAACTACTTGGATGATTTTTGCTTCTGTGAGAGTGTTTGTTGTTTTTGGTAAGGATGGATTATAGAAAAGGTAAATAAAGTACACCCACAATCAACGTAATAACACTATGGAGGGGTCAGGGATATCATTATttagttagatttatttaaacattaattttaagGTTGTGTTATTTAAGTGTAATGGATTCCAATTAGGGAAAGACAAATATAGTGTTGACTCATGTTAATATTACAACATTCAAATTCATGGATGATCCTTTATAATGACATCCTAGGTTCAACAAGTGTATTTTATAGgattaattatactaataatcaCTCAACTTTTCATTCTGTGACTGTTTGGTTattgaactttgaaatattatctattagtcactcatattttaaaattattcctACTTagtcattaaactttaaaatgttatttgctaatcattaatatttcaaaatcattttttaccCGTCACTTGTTAATTAGTTCATTGAGATTAATATTTCAAAGTCAAGAACATATATAATGAGAAGgatttgttaattaagaagGGAAAAGGAAGACGATGACGATGATTGATTTAGAGTAGTGGTCATAACCAATCTGATAACCAATACTCATAGTTCAccgaggttgaagaagaaggcgaCCATATATGCAACTCAAGATCATGACCATCAAGAAAATGACAATGAGGAAGATATTGTTTATTCTTGTAAATATATACACCATTATctactttcatttttttgtttttttgttggtgttatacattatataataattatatattacataataataattttttttcgttTTGCAGGACCTATTAAGAAAAGGACAAGAGGCCCTACCCAACTTATGGAAATACATAATCAGAGACTTGAAGATAGACAAATTATTCatttaggtagtgtttgttaattaagatatagattagaaaatgtaagatatgaaaatcattctacatttttgtcatttttaatgtatttgttaaatttatctgacaattcttagaaaagaagtcacgtgactttttatctatcattttctaaatatgtttatctctctcccccctctctccagataaacatatcttagaccttaaagataaaaaaaaaaaaaaattactcatATGTCCTCCAGTGCattataagaaatttaacaaactatttaataaaaattttgaaatacttatcaaccttattttgatcatttcatattttagtctagaaattattttaaccttatcttaatacaattttattttactcattttaacaaatgctatctTAGCAGAAAAGGTAAATTCACAGGATATGAGCTATGAGTTTTGCTAAAATAATAGAGATGTTGGTAAGTCGAATGTTTCTCTAGTTTCCATTTTCAACGTGTATATATTGCTTCATCCAGTACATGGTGTTACTTGGGAAATTTTCTTAGTTTTTGAATTAATATATCTTGTAGTAGCTTGTATATATAGTGTTACTATAAATGAAATTAGTAAATTATACTAAACTAAAAGCCCTGTGAAAACGAGTGAAAATaaatttctcttcccttatagTGTTCATTGATTGGATAacatgtttgtatatttttcaTCACTTAAATTGTAAGGCTCGCTtccgaatactcgaaagaaggtcattacagagatgatatagaataaaactgaactcaactcatttcatttctagtagCGAAAATTTacataagatttaattacattctcaacatctcataactctaggctcgatggccatacaaaataataagaggctcaaattcttataacataacaaattctcattgttacaaacctcaccaaatcactaactagaatctttaaagctaggacgcgtctccgtacaccactatctcTAGGCTGCAGTCCTACTAGAATCGCTCACAATAACCGtatttcctttacctggaatggtaaagaagatcaagtgaacCACAAATCTCAGCAAGTTTGAGAAACAagaaacaatatataggatctaagaacacgatgacactaagaagagtaatcaaggactctacaattatatacaagattcataattcatgaatttatcaattcaacttaatatatcgtgtcaccatgtatcactatgcaaatgtgcataaaatttcaatgtcattatcaaatcttgcaggctcgcaagccatcaatcaatatatGCAGGTATACATCATTTCATTACCAATATCAATTTCCtcggctctcaagccatcaatcaatgcgtacaaaattgcataatttcaataaaacctcacaaataaatatggagccaacctgtaGGGCTATGGCTACCTCGTCCCGCGCCAgttgctctagggtaccctttctctctctgcgcaaaataatagatatgcaaaatatatatatgtaacatgtacatgtatgcatcatgtatgcatttgccaaccacatgtatttaaattcttgtttccaCGATATTTATACTTTCAACATTACTTACCCATACTAGGtattttttcatcatcagataaattcaacatatcttacttcataacgtttaccacattcaagatgtaatttatgacacagaaaggcttgatgtaatttataacacaTGAATAGTTTTTTAGACATGctatttaatatcaaatctcgattcaccagcagaggagtattataaatttaaaaactatttttctcatcatatgattgttgtgatttcatttaactagtgatagtatgcatttacttgtaTTCGTGCTCATAGTTCAAAGTCATGATTAGTCCctatgcaatcaaatgaccacaccacgcgaAATTGCTGGCCAAACGaaaacctgaaatttttctaaggcgaaggaccaattagaacatattttgaaaatgtcttcattttgaaaaactaactctcagtattttgataactagcatttagtgttgtaaaaatgatttttaatgaattttttaagaaacagaaactatgtatttcgatggtggtaaaattgtaaattcatgaatttgtactaaaaccaaaattctatctttttattattatggattttgatttttttgatatttttattgaatccaaatggggggtactttcttatttacatttatgtattaaagtaaatgaaaggtaaaatataaattaaagaaaatgcaaacattcaAAGACTTATGGGAAGAGCTAGATAGAATGTGAGAGCTAGATAGGGTGTGAGCAGGTAGCTTCTattcaaaggcttatgggaagAGCTCGGGATGAGCTTGCGGTCAAagcttatgggacgagctcgATGTCATGAGTTCGTGGCTTACGGAGAGAGAGCTCGTAGAAAGGACAAGCGGAAAGAGCTTGGAACGAGCTCGATGTCAAGAGGTGAACAAGAGTCCGCTGAACGAGCTCGTGATCAAGGGGCTGGGCAAGAGCTCGAGGTCAGGCGCGCTGCAAGAGCTTGATAAATGAGCTCGTGGAAAACACAAGCGGAAAGAGCTCGGAACAAGCTCATTGGAACATCAATGAATCTGAacgtgaatatatataaatatataactgggtttgcagAACAGAACAGGGGCATTCAAACGACTGTTTAAGCATAAGTATATGGTGGATTGGCTAGGCAAGGCATGGCTCGAATAAACTTTACAAATCAGTGAGGGGTAGTAGCTCGTTacgcatgtatgtatatgtgtatttataagtgggtctcatatatggcgaacagtatatatatttttagttgagcTTTTGCTATTTGATGTGAGACCTCTGaatacctcaatgaaatcattcgaatgagtggcagatgacttagcattttacattccaTAACACATACAACTATAAGATGCATTTGGAACAGCGAGCTCATACAGATGAGATAtacatgcaaatatatatatatatatatacatttaacctTGCTTCTTTGGATGGAGAACGagcagaggttctcatcctcacctagctatataaaatgccattcatgAAGAAAGCTTagggtgaaaacaaaccccatttcgaGACCACAAGGAGACCCACAAAGAGATATAGAAATAAAAGGTTAAACACAGTGAACTAAAAAGAACACAGCGAGCTAAAATGAACACAGGGAACCAACATGTACACATCAATCGTTTCAGCAGAAAAAGATATAAGCTAGCTTGCACAAGGATATAAGAAGATATATAAAAGAATTGCACTGCAAATCAAAAggaagtgcaagaagaacttgtaGAA
This window of the Diospyros lotus cultivar Yz01 chromosome 5, ASM1463336v1, whole genome shotgun sequence genome carries:
- the LOC127802737 gene encoding phosphatidylinositol 4-kinase gamma 4-like; the encoded protein is MSSAGGVAVSRIRDENAIAAGYFHDQLPSSESILIYVAVSGSMIPMRVLEYDSIESVKLQIQTYRGFTVKNQKLVCGGRELARSDSLVRDYGVTDGNVLHLVLRLSDLQVINVRTSCGKDYTFHVERCRDVAYVKRQVAKRKKYLDDIEDQEVIFNGEPVEDRRLINDISKNNGAVIHLFVRKSAKIRGKPVQRNFELSIEAQQLKDKGDDEVVMKSGYQIDAENKIVVPRRPPDRNFVLEPLIVNLKIEIPLVLRDLLNSTFQGLANGNYPIRSSEGTGGAYFMPDPSGKRYISVFKPIDEEPMAVNNPRELPSSVDGEGLKKGTRVGQGALREVAAYVMDHPKTGRRMICGEEWGFSGVPPTMMIKCLHGGFNHPEGLTVKIGSLQMFIDNHGSCEDMGPNAFPVEEVHKISVLDIRMANADRHAGNILVSKGEDGQIVLIPIDHGYCLPESFEDCTFEWLYWPQARQPFSASTVEYIKSLDAEEDIALLRFYGWDLSLECARILRVSTMLLQKGAQRGLTPFAIGSIMCRESLTKESVIEEIVQEALASMLPGTTESTFLESVARIMDQRLDEIAK